The sequence below is a genomic window from Mycobacterium heidelbergense.
TGGTAAGCCGCACGTCGAATCGCCTGCGGGGACTGCAAACCGGCTTCGCCCGCAACTACGCCTTGTCCATGCTGGCCGGCGCGGTCCTGGTCGCCGCCCTGATCCTGGCGGTGCGCGCATGGTGAACGGAACTTTCCTCAACGACGTTCCCTGGTGCAGCGTGCTGTGGCTCGTGCCGCTGGCGGGCTCCGTGCTGATCATCCTGATGCCCCCGGGTCTGCGTCAACTCGCCAAGTGGACCGGCCTGGTCTTCGGCGCGCTGACGCTGGCGGTGGCGATCGTCATCACCGTGGGCTTCAAAACCGGCACGGCCGGCTACCAATTCGTCGAAAGCCACCGATGGATACCGGCGTTGGGGGCGGGCTACTCCCTGGGCGTGGACGGCATCGCGGTGGTGCTGGTGCTGCTGACCGCGGTGCTGATTCCGCTGCTGCAGGTGGCCGGCTGGAACGATGGTGGCGAGCGCAGCGCCCGCGGCGTGCACGCCTACGTCGCCCTGACGTTGGCCATCGAGTCGATGGTGCTGATCTCGCTGGTCGCGCTGGACGTGCTGCTGTTCTACGTGTTCTTCGAGGCCATGCTCATCCCGATGTACTTCCTGATCGGCGGCTTCGGTCACGGTCCCGGCAAGTCGCGCGCGGCGGTGAAGTTCTTGCTGTACAACCTGTTCGGCGGTTTGATCATGCTGGCGGCGGTGATCGGGCTGTATGTGGTGACCGCGCAACACGGTTCGGGCACGTTCGACTTCCGTGACATCGTCGCCGGCGTCGCCTCCGGCCGGTACGGCGCGGACCCCGCGGTGTTCAAGGCGCTGTTCCTGGGCTTCATGTTCGCCTTCGCGATCAAGGCGCCGCTGTGGCCTTTCCACCGCTGGCTGCCCGACGCCGCGGTGGAGGCCACGCCGGCGACCGCGGTGTTGATGATGGCGGTGATGGACAAGGTCGGCACCTTCGGCATGCTGCGCTACTGCCTGCAGCTGTTTCCCAGCGCCTCAACGTATTTCCGCCCGCTGATCGTCGTGTTGGCCGTCATCGGGGTGGTCTACGGCGCGATCGTGGCGATCGGCCAGGCCGACATCATGCGCCTGATCGCCTACACCTCGATCTCCCACTTCGGGTTCATCATCCTGGGCATCTTCGTGATGACCAGCCAGGGACAGAGCGGTTCGACGCTGTACATGCTCAACCACGGCCTGTCCACCGCGGCGGTGTTCCTCATCGCGGGCTTCCTGATCTCGCGGCGCGGCAGCCGGGCGATCGCCGACTACGGCGGCGTGCAGAAGGTGGCGCCCGTCCTGGCGGGCACGTTCCTCGTCTCGGCCATGGCCACCCTGTCGCTGCCCGGCCTGGCGCCGTTCATCAGCGAATTCCTGGTCCTGCTGGGAACTTTCAACAGGTACTGGCTGGCGGCGGCGTTCGGCGTCACGGCGCTGGTCCTGTCGGCGATCTACATGTTGTGGCTCTACCAGCGGGTGATGACCGGGCCGGTGGCCGACGGCAACGAGCGCATCGGCGACCTGCGGGCCCGCGAATTGCTCGTCGTCGCACCGTTGATCGCGCTGCTGATCGGGCTCGGGGTCTATCCCAAGCCAGTACTGGACCTGATCAATCCGGCCGTCGAGACCACCATGACCACCATCGGCCAGCACGACCCCGCGCCGAGCGTGACGCGTTCGGTTTCGGGTGGCGCCCCCGCACCAGCCGAAGGACCGCACCGATGACCCTGCCCACCCCCAGCGTCGAGTACTTCCTGCTGTGCCCGATGCTCATCGTCTTCTCGGTCGCGGTGGCCGGCGTGCTCGCCGAGGCGTTTCTGCCCAGGCGGATTCGCTACGGCAGCCAGGTGACGCTCGCCCTCGGCGGCCTGGTCGC
It includes:
- a CDS encoding NADH-quinone oxidoreductase subunit M, with amino-acid sequence MVNGTFLNDVPWCSVLWLVPLAGSVLIILMPPGLRQLAKWTGLVFGALTLAVAIVITVGFKTGTAGYQFVESHRWIPALGAGYSLGVDGIAVVLVLLTAVLIPLLQVAGWNDGGERSARGVHAYVALTLAIESMVLISLVALDVLLFYVFFEAMLIPMYFLIGGFGHGPGKSRAAVKFLLYNLFGGLIMLAAVIGLYVVTAQHGSGTFDFRDIVAGVASGRYGADPAVFKALFLGFMFAFAIKAPLWPFHRWLPDAAVEATPATAVLMMAVMDKVGTFGMLRYCLQLFPSASTYFRPLIVVLAVIGVVYGAIVAIGQADIMRLIAYTSISHFGFIILGIFVMTSQGQSGSTLYMLNHGLSTAAVFLIAGFLISRRGSRAIADYGGVQKVAPVLAGTFLVSAMATLSLPGLAPFISEFLVLLGTFNRYWLAAAFGVTALVLSAIYMLWLYQRVMTGPVADGNERIGDLRARELLVVAPLIALLIGLGVYPKPVLDLINPAVETTMTTIGQHDPAPSVTRSVSGGAPAPAEGPHR